Proteins encoded by one window of Microbacterium testaceum:
- a CDS encoding ABC transporter ATP-binding protein, translating into MTDTRSATLLSSTGRSPLLSVRDLSVTFPQRDGSPVRAVRGISYDVHEGEFLGIVGESGSGKSVSSLAVMGLLPSNAQVEGDIFYDGRSLLGMNDGQLSKIRGAELAMVFQDPLSALTPVYTVGDQISEGLRLHDRALSAQAAHARSVELLKLVGIPDAERRARAYPHEFSGGMRQRAMIAMAIANDPRVIIADEPTTALDVTIQAQILEVLQKAREVTGAAVVLITHDLGVVAGHADRVAVMYAGKLVERGTVDEIFHDPHMPYTVGLLRSVPNMQTAGSHRLVPLEGRPPSLASLPKGCPFAARCPIAIDACHDIEPVLEVHGAVPDHVAACIRSGEIASGALARPDIFPRPEALGEIPPLRPDATPAVEVTDLVKHFPLMKGAVFPRRVGTVRAVDGISFSIQPGRTMGLVGESGCGKTTTILEIMEMVAPQSGSIRINGTDVATVSRKDKAVLRKGIQIVFQDPMGAIDPRLPVGEVITEPLLVQGVPRAERDRKMRELLDLVGLDPNMSDRYPHEFSGGQRQRIGIARALATDPAVVVLDEPVSALDVSIQAGVINLLEDLKERLGLSFLFVAHDLAVVRQIADDVSVMYLGRIVEQGPVDEVFDDPRHPYTKALISAAPIPDPRIERARTRILLDGDLPSPTQEISGCRFRTRCPLYRLLPDADRRRCDNDDPGLRSQAHSQVACHYAERSDLVLETVSAGSPRTSPTDGTMSPGALPDHQRED; encoded by the coding sequence GTGACTGACACTCGATCCGCCACCCTGCTGTCCTCGACCGGCCGCTCGCCGCTGCTGTCGGTCCGCGACCTCAGCGTCACCTTTCCGCAGCGCGACGGTTCTCCCGTCCGCGCCGTCCGCGGCATCTCGTACGACGTGCACGAGGGGGAGTTCCTCGGCATCGTGGGCGAGTCCGGCTCCGGCAAGAGCGTGTCGTCGCTCGCCGTGATGGGGCTGCTGCCCTCGAACGCGCAGGTCGAGGGCGACATCTTCTACGACGGTCGTTCGCTGCTCGGCATGAACGACGGGCAACTGTCGAAGATCCGCGGCGCCGAGCTCGCGATGGTCTTCCAGGACCCCCTGTCGGCTCTGACCCCGGTCTACACCGTCGGCGACCAGATCTCCGAGGGACTGCGTCTGCACGACCGCGCCCTGAGCGCACAGGCTGCGCACGCCCGCAGCGTCGAGCTGCTCAAGCTCGTCGGCATCCCGGATGCCGAGCGTCGGGCGCGCGCGTACCCTCACGAGTTCTCGGGCGGTATGCGACAGCGCGCGATGATCGCCATGGCGATCGCCAACGACCCGCGCGTGATCATCGCCGACGAGCCGACGACCGCCCTCGACGTCACCATCCAGGCGCAGATCCTCGAGGTGCTGCAGAAGGCCCGCGAGGTGACGGGCGCCGCCGTCGTGCTCATCACGCACGACCTCGGCGTCGTCGCCGGCCACGCCGACCGCGTCGCGGTCATGTACGCGGGCAAGCTCGTCGAGCGGGGCACGGTCGACGAGATCTTCCACGACCCGCACATGCCGTACACCGTGGGGCTGCTGCGCTCGGTGCCGAACATGCAGACCGCGGGCTCGCACCGACTGGTCCCGCTCGAGGGGCGCCCGCCGTCCCTCGCCTCGCTGCCCAAGGGATGCCCCTTCGCCGCGCGCTGCCCGATCGCGATCGACGCGTGTCACGACATCGAGCCCGTGCTTGAGGTGCACGGAGCGGTGCCCGACCACGTCGCGGCGTGCATCCGCTCGGGCGAGATCGCCTCCGGCGCCCTCGCGCGGCCCGATATCTTCCCGCGGCCCGAGGCTCTCGGCGAGATCCCGCCGCTCCGCCCCGACGCGACCCCCGCGGTCGAGGTCACCGATCTCGTGAAGCACTTCCCGCTGATGAAGGGCGCGGTCTTCCCGCGCCGCGTCGGCACGGTGCGCGCGGTCGACGGGATCTCGTTCTCGATCCAGCCCGGTCGCACGATGGGACTGGTGGGGGAGTCCGGCTGCGGCAAGACCACGACGATCCTCGAGATCATGGAGATGGTCGCCCCGCAGAGCGGCAGCATCCGCATCAACGGCACCGACGTGGCCACGGTGAGCCGCAAGGACAAGGCCGTGCTGCGCAAGGGCATCCAGATCGTGTTCCAGGACCCGATGGGCGCGATCGACCCGCGCCTGCCGGTGGGCGAGGTGATCACCGAGCCCCTGCTGGTCCAGGGCGTGCCGCGTGCGGAGCGCGACCGCAAGATGCGCGAGCTGCTCGATCTCGTCGGGCTGGACCCGAACATGTCGGACCGGTACCCGCACGAGTTCTCGGGCGGTCAGCGTCAGCGCATCGGCATCGCCCGCGCCCTGGCGACCGACCCCGCCGTCGTCGTCCTCGACGAGCCGGTGTCGGCCCTCGACGTGTCGATCCAGGCCGGAGTCATCAACCTGCTCGAAGACCTCAAGGAACGACTCGGCCTGTCGTTCCTCTTCGTGGCGCACGACCTCGCCGTGGTCCGCCAGATCGCCGACGACGTGTCGGTCATGTACCTCGGCCGCATCGTCGAGCAGGGTCCCGTCGACGAGGTGTTCGACGACCCGCGGCATCCCTACACGAAGGCCCTCATCTCGGCCGCGCCCATTCCCGACCCGCGCATCGAGCGGGCACGAACGCGCATCCTTCTCGACGGCGACCTCCCGAGCCCGACGCAGGAGATCTCGGGATGCCGTTTCCGCACGCGGTGCCCGCTCTACCGCCTGCTGCCCGACGCCGACCGGCGCCGGTGCGACAACGACGACCCGGGCTTGCGCTCTCAGGCGCACTCCCAGGTGGCGTGCCACTACGCCGAACGGTCCGACCTCGTCCTCGAGACGGTGTCGGCCGGCTCCCCCCGAACGTCCCCGACCGACGGCACCATGTCGCCGGGGGCCCTCCCCGATCACCAACGAGAGGATTGA
- a CDS encoding ABC transporter family substrate-binding protein, producing MRMRKAKALSALALLSAAALAIAGCAPGNTAAPSANPEDQNSLPSTAWVRADAADVKDGGTLTLAVDSMPVNWNNFQIDGNEANTNNIVAAMQGGPIRIGEDGKPIVDQNYASSVELTSSDPQKVEIKLNPDAKWEDGTPITVADYQATWKANNGSNPAYVVISTTGWDQISSVEQGTDQFDVVITFSSVFADWQSLFGQVLPASVANDPNTFNTGYLTKALPSSGPFKLASFDSTAGVATLERNPNWWGAKPKLDSVVFRAVSQAQQGTSFSNGEIDALNISSNADLYQTAQNVPGAEIQASNGLTWTHITMRASSGPLADVNVRKAIASIVNRSQIATNANSPVGVPAITQGSYIFMPGQDGYTDDSLPYDVDAGTKYLEAAGYTKNGDSWTKDGTALSFKVTVPADTTTNIQRAEQIQADLAEVGIPVELVSVPVGSYFSDYIIKGDFEMVTFSWQGTAYPISSSRSLFTPVDSAQNYTGVADPRLDALWEKANSELDPAARQQTAQEINKVLWESVPIIPIAPLPNVYAVKQGLVNWGATQFETIDWTIVGFANS from the coding sequence ATGAGAATGCGTAAAGCGAAGGCCCTCAGCGCTCTCGCGCTGCTGAGCGCCGCCGCCCTGGCGATCGCCGGGTGCGCGCCGGGCAACACCGCCGCTCCGTCGGCGAACCCCGAGGATCAGAACTCGCTGCCGTCGACCGCGTGGGTGCGCGCCGATGCCGCAGACGTCAAGGACGGCGGCACGCTGACTCTCGCGGTCGACTCCATGCCCGTGAACTGGAACAACTTCCAGATCGATGGCAACGAGGCCAACACGAACAACATCGTCGCCGCGATGCAGGGTGGGCCCATCCGCATCGGCGAGGACGGCAAGCCGATCGTCGATCAGAACTACGCCTCCTCCGTCGAGCTGACCAGTTCGGACCCCCAGAAGGTCGAGATCAAGCTCAACCCGGATGCCAAGTGGGAAGACGGCACGCCCATCACGGTGGCCGACTACCAGGCGACCTGGAAGGCCAACAACGGCAGCAACCCCGCGTACGTGGTCATCTCGACCACCGGGTGGGACCAGATCTCGTCCGTCGAGCAGGGCACCGACCAGTTCGACGTCGTCATCACCTTCTCGTCGGTCTTCGCCGACTGGCAGAGCCTCTTCGGCCAGGTCCTGCCCGCGAGTGTCGCCAACGACCCGAACACCTTCAACACCGGCTACCTCACGAAGGCGCTTCCGTCATCGGGTCCCTTCAAGCTCGCGAGCTTCGACTCGACGGCCGGTGTGGCGACGCTCGAGCGGAACCCCAACTGGTGGGGCGCCAAGCCCAAGCTCGACTCGGTCGTCTTCCGCGCCGTGAGCCAGGCCCAGCAGGGCACCTCGTTCAGCAACGGTGAGATCGACGCGCTGAACATCAGCTCCAACGCCGATCTCTACCAGACGGCCCAGAACGTCCCGGGTGCCGAGATCCAGGCGTCGAACGGTCTGACCTGGACGCACATCACGATGCGCGCCTCGAGCGGACCCCTCGCCGACGTCAACGTCCGCAAGGCGATCGCATCCATCGTCAACCGCAGTCAGATCGCCACCAACGCGAACTCGCCGGTCGGCGTCCCCGCCATCACGCAGGGCAGCTACATCTTCATGCCCGGCCAGGACGGCTACACCGACGACTCGCTTCCGTACGACGTCGACGCGGGCACCAAGTACCTCGAGGCCGCCGGCTACACCAAGAACGGCGACTCGTGGACGAAGGACGGCACCGCGCTGTCGTTCAAGGTGACGGTCCCGGCCGACACGACGACGAACATCCAGCGCGCCGAGCAGATCCAGGCGGACCTCGCCGAGGTCGGCATCCCGGTCGAGCTCGTCTCGGTTCCCGTCGGCAGCTACTTCTCGGACTACATCATCAAGGGTGACTTCGAGATGGTGACGTTCTCGTGGCAGGGCACCGCGTACCCGATCTCGTCGAGCCGTTCACTGTTCACGCCGGTCGACTCGGCGCAGAACTACACCGGCGTCGCCGACCCGCGCCTGGACGCCCTGTGGGAGAAGGCCAACTCCGAGCTCGACCCCGCTGCGCGTCAGCAGACCGCGCAGGAGATCAACAAGGTGCTCTGGGAGTCCGTGCCGATCATCCCGATCGCGCCGCTGCCGAACGTCTACGCCGTCAAGCAGGGCCTCGTGAACTGGGGAGCCACCCAGTTCGAGACCATCGACTGGACGATCGTGGGCTTCGCGAACTCCTGA
- the typA gene encoding translational GTPase TypA encodes MAHALRPDLRNVAIVAHVDHGKTTLVDAMLRQTGSFGDHAHVEERAMDSNDLEREKGITILAKNTAITYNGVHSDVPVTINVIDTPGHADFGGEVERGLSMVDGVVLLVDASEGPLPQTRFVLRKALEAKLPVILLVNKTDRPDARIAEVEEEAHDLLLGLASDLVDDVPDLDVDALLDVPVVYASGRAGAASLNRPDNGSLPDNEDLEPLFGAILEHVPAPAYDDEAPLQAWVTNLDSSPFLGRLALLRVFNGTLKKGQTVAWVRADGTTSNARVTELLKTRALERYPAEDAGPGDIVAIAGFPDITIGETIADPEDVRPLKAITVDDPAISMTIGTNTSPLMGKVKGHKLTARMVKDRLDRELIGNVSLKVVDIGRPDAWEVQGRGELALAILVENMRREGFELTVGKPQVVTKRGEDGKLKEPFEHLTIDAPEEHLGAITQLMAARKGRMDNMTNHGTGWVRMEFVVPSRGLIGFRSEFLTITRGTGIANAISHGYDDWAGSITTRQNGSIVADRMGVVTPFAMIALQERMSFFVQPTEEVYEGMVIGENSRADDMDVNITKEKKLTNMRSSTSDSFESMTPPRILTLEESLEFARDDECVEVTPEKVRIRKVELDATARGRSASRLKRQDANA; translated from the coding sequence ATGGCGCACGCCCTTCGTCCTGACCTCCGTAACGTCGCGATCGTCGCGCACGTCGACCACGGCAAGACGACCCTCGTCGACGCCATGCTCCGCCAGACCGGCTCGTTCGGCGACCACGCGCACGTCGAAGAGCGCGCTATGGACTCGAACGACCTCGAGCGCGAAAAGGGCATCACGATCCTCGCCAAGAACACGGCGATCACCTACAACGGCGTGCACAGCGACGTTCCGGTGACGATCAACGTGATCGACACCCCCGGCCACGCCGACTTCGGTGGCGAGGTCGAGCGCGGCCTGTCGATGGTCGACGGCGTGGTGCTGCTCGTCGACGCGTCCGAGGGCCCGCTGCCCCAGACCCGCTTCGTGCTGCGCAAGGCCCTCGAGGCCAAGCTTCCCGTCATCCTGCTGGTCAACAAGACCGACCGCCCCGACGCGCGCATCGCCGAGGTCGAAGAAGAGGCGCACGACCTGCTGCTGGGCCTCGCGTCCGACCTGGTCGACGATGTGCCCGACCTCGACGTCGACGCCCTGCTCGACGTTCCCGTCGTCTACGCCTCGGGCCGCGCGGGTGCCGCGTCGCTCAACCGCCCCGACAACGGCTCGCTGCCCGACAACGAAGACCTCGAGCCGCTCTTCGGCGCGATCCTCGAGCACGTTCCGGCTCCCGCCTACGACGACGAGGCGCCCCTGCAGGCCTGGGTCACCAACCTCGACTCCTCGCCGTTCCTCGGTCGCCTCGCTCTGCTGCGCGTGTTCAACGGCACGCTCAAGAAGGGCCAGACCGTGGCCTGGGTGCGTGCCGACGGCACCACCAGCAACGCCCGCGTCACCGAGCTGCTGAAGACCCGCGCCCTCGAGCGCTACCCGGCCGAAGACGCCGGCCCCGGTGATATCGTCGCCATCGCCGGTTTCCCCGACATCACCATCGGCGAGACCATCGCCGACCCCGAGGACGTGCGCCCGCTGAAGGCGATCACCGTCGACGACCCGGCCATCTCGATGACCATCGGCACCAACACCTCGCCCCTCATGGGCAAGGTCAAGGGCCACAAGCTCACCGCCCGCATGGTCAAGGACCGCCTCGACCGCGAGCTGATCGGTAACGTCTCGCTCAAGGTCGTCGACATCGGACGCCCCGACGCGTGGGAGGTCCAGGGTCGAGGCGAGCTCGCCCTGGCGATCCTCGTCGAGAACATGCGTCGCGAGGGCTTCGAGCTCACCGTCGGCAAGCCCCAGGTGGTCACCAAGCGCGGTGAAGACGGCAAGCTCAAGGAGCCCTTCGAGCACCTGACCATCGACGCTCCCGAAGAGCACCTCGGTGCGATCACGCAGCTCATGGCCGCCCGAAAGGGTCGCATGGACAACATGACGAACCACGGCACCGGCTGGGTGCGCATGGAGTTCGTCGTGCCCTCGCGCGGCCTGATCGGCTTCCGCAGCGAGTTCCTCACGATCACCCGCGGCACCGGTATCGCCAATGCGATCTCGCACGGCTACGACGACTGGGCGGGTTCGATCACGACCCGTCAGAACGGCTCGATCGTCGCCGACCGCATGGGTGTCGTCACCCCGTTCGCCATGATCGCCCTGCAGGAGCGCATGAGCTTCTTCGTGCAGCCCACCGAAGAGGTCTACGAGGGCATGGTCATCGGCGAGAACTCGCGCGCCGACGACATGGACGTCAACATCACCAAGGAGAAGAAGCTCACGAACATGCGTTCGTCGACCTCCGACTCCTTCGAGTCGATGACGCCCCCGCGCATCCTCACGCTCGAGGAGTCGCTGGAGTTCGCCCGCGACGACGAATGCGTCGAGGTCACGCCCGAGAAGGTGCGCATCCGCAAGGTCGAGCTCGACGCGACCGCGCGCGGTCGCTCCGCCTCGCGCCTGAAGCGTCAGGACGCCAACGCGTAA
- a CDS encoding DUF2200 domain-containing protein, with amino-acid sequence MSRVFDMTFSSVYPLYVAKVQRKGRTTDELDTVIRWLTGFDDADLARHAQGSTTFRELFDEARLTPQAAEITGVVCGVRVEQIDDPLMYRIRLLDKVVDELAKGKALAKVMRAGASGDS; translated from the coding sequence ATGTCCCGCGTCTTCGACATGACCTTCTCGTCGGTGTATCCGCTGTACGTCGCGAAGGTCCAACGCAAAGGGCGCACCACCGACGAGCTCGACACGGTGATCCGCTGGCTGACCGGCTTTGACGACGCAGACCTCGCCCGCCACGCGCAGGGGTCGACCACGTTCCGCGAGCTCTTCGACGAGGCGCGGCTCACCCCGCAGGCCGCCGAGATCACCGGAGTGGTCTGCGGAGTGCGGGTCGAGCAGATCGACGACCCGCTGATGTACCGCATCCGACTGCTCGACAAGGTCGTCGACGAACTGGCGAAAGGCAAAGCGCTCGCGAAGGTGATGCGCGCGGGAGCGTCCGGAGACAGCTGA
- a CDS encoding helix-turn-helix domain-containing protein gives MSDLSDRIAVSLRRERERRDLSVSELARRAGVAKATVSQLENGGGNPSVETLWALASALEITFADFVDEGAHSPTLIRAGEAGTAVASSASDYIAVLLSASPPHARRDIYLLSAEPGAPRRSDPHPRGTIEHLVMVSGRGLAGPADAPFELAPGDYLSYAGDAPHVFEALTAGMSAVCVVESR, from the coding sequence ATGAGCGACCTCAGCGACCGCATCGCCGTGAGCCTGCGCCGCGAGCGAGAGAGACGCGACCTCAGCGTCTCGGAACTCGCCCGGCGGGCGGGAGTCGCCAAGGCCACCGTCTCGCAGCTCGAGAACGGGGGCGGCAACCCCAGCGTGGAGACCCTGTGGGCGCTGGCCTCGGCGCTCGAGATCACGTTCGCCGACTTCGTCGACGAGGGAGCGCACTCCCCCACCCTCATCCGGGCCGGCGAAGCCGGTACGGCCGTGGCCTCATCGGCATCCGACTACATCGCCGTCCTGCTCTCGGCGAGCCCCCCGCACGCTCGCCGCGACATCTACCTGCTCTCGGCCGAACCGGGAGCCCCCCGCCGATCCGACCCGCATCCCCGGGGGACGATCGAGCACCTCGTGATGGTCTCGGGTCGAGGACTCGCCGGCCCGGCCGATGCCCCGTTCGAGCTCGCACCCGGCGACTACCTCTCGTACGCCGGTGACGCGCCCCACGTCTTCGAAGCGCTCACGGCGGGTATGAGCGCCGTCTGCGTCGTCGAGTCCCGCTGA
- a CDS encoding AzlC family ABC transporter permease: MRSLHRTPEGVAARQGLAVALATSAYGISFGALSVASGLDIWQTCVLSLLMFTGGSQFAFVGVIAAGGVAAAPAAIASSVLLGVRNAAYAMRMAPVVAGGFWRKASATHFTIDESVAVGLAQDEPRARQAGFWVTGIAIWVGWNLSTLVGALLGDVLGDPRAYGLDAAAAAAFLALLWPRLRGRQPLAVAAGAAIVAALLTPWLMPGIPVIAAAGVAVAVGLFDARPATPPATGERMP; this comes from the coding sequence ATGCGTTCGCTTCACCGAACACCCGAGGGCGTTGCCGCTCGGCAGGGCCTTGCCGTCGCCCTCGCCACGAGCGCGTACGGCATCTCGTTCGGCGCCCTGTCCGTGGCATCCGGTCTCGACATCTGGCAGACCTGCGTGCTGAGCCTGCTGATGTTCACCGGCGGGTCGCAGTTCGCTTTCGTCGGCGTGATCGCGGCCGGGGGAGTTGCCGCAGCCCCCGCGGCGATCGCGTCGTCGGTGCTGCTCGGGGTGCGAAACGCCGCCTACGCCATGCGCATGGCTCCGGTCGTCGCGGGGGGATTCTGGCGGAAGGCCTCGGCGACGCACTTCACGATCGACGAATCCGTCGCGGTGGGCCTCGCGCAGGACGAACCCCGAGCCCGACAGGCGGGCTTCTGGGTCACCGGCATCGCGATCTGGGTCGGCTGGAACCTCTCGACCCTCGTGGGCGCGCTCCTCGGCGACGTGCTCGGCGACCCCCGTGCCTACGGTCTCGATGCGGCAGCGGCCGCCGCGTTTCTCGCTCTGCTGTGGCCGCGTCTTCGCGGACGTCAGCCCCTGGCGGTGGCCGCGGGAGCGGCGATCGTCGCCGCGCTGCTCACCCCGTGGCTCATGCCGGGGATTCCGGTGATCGCGGCGGCGGGAGTCGCGGTCGCGGTGGGGCTGTTCGACGCCCGGCCCGCCACGCCGCCGGCGACAGGGGAGCGGATGCCATGA
- a CDS encoding AzlD domain-containing protein, whose amino-acid sequence MTLWTAVLTASIICVALKATGYLLPAHWLDKPRPARIADLLTVALLSALVMVQTLGAGSAVVVDARLPAVGVAALLLRARAPFLVVVAAAALTAALLRLWGWAA is encoded by the coding sequence ATGACCCTGTGGACCGCGGTGCTCACGGCATCCATCATCTGCGTCGCCCTCAAGGCGACGGGCTATCTGCTTCCCGCTCACTGGCTCGACAAGCCGCGCCCCGCGCGGATCGCTGATCTCCTCACTGTCGCCCTGCTCTCCGCCCTCGTGATGGTGCAGACGCTCGGCGCGGGGTCGGCGGTGGTCGTGGACGCGCGACTTCCAGCGGTCGGTGTCGCGGCTCTGCTGCTCCGGGCGCGTGCTCCGTTTCTCGTCGTGGTCGCCGCGGCTGCCCTCACGGCGGCGCTGCTGCGGCTCTGGGGGTGGGCGGCGTGA
- a CDS encoding histidinol dehydrogenase, with translation MTSTILRVVGWVVALLVGAFYGAAGTVGQAFLVGPVPIGLILATIGSAALLIALRTLTGDRVNALAGGLGITAATYLFSQVGPGGSAIVAAPTAGTEWIPLVWTVVGPALMVLVALWPDFSRMQAPARPAES, from the coding sequence GTGACTTCCACGATTCTTCGCGTCGTCGGCTGGGTGGTGGCTCTTCTCGTCGGAGCCTTCTACGGAGCCGCGGGCACCGTCGGCCAGGCTTTCCTCGTCGGTCCCGTGCCGATCGGCCTGATCCTCGCGACGATCGGCAGTGCGGCCCTGCTCATCGCGCTGCGCACCCTCACGGGCGACCGTGTCAACGCCCTCGCCGGGGGACTGGGGATCACCGCCGCCACCTACCTGTTCTCGCAGGTGGGGCCGGGTGGTTCCGCGATCGTCGCTGCGCCCACCGCGGGGACCGAGTGGATCCCGCTCGTGTGGACGGTCGTCGGACCCGCGCTCATGGTGCTGGTCGCGCTGTGGCCCGACTTCAGCAGGATGCAGGCGCCGGCGCGCCCGGCCGAATCCTAA
- the fdxA gene encoding ferredoxin, with protein sequence MTYVIALPCVDVKDRACIDECPVDCIYEGERSLYIHPDECVDCGACEPVCPVEAIYYEDDLPEEWSDYYKANVEFFDDIGSPGGAAKVGVIAKDHPVITALPPQAH encoded by the coding sequence GTGACTTACGTGATCGCCCTCCCGTGCGTCGATGTGAAAGACCGCGCCTGCATCGATGAGTGCCCTGTCGACTGCATCTACGAGGGTGAACGATCGCTCTACATCCACCCCGACGAGTGCGTCGACTGCGGTGCGTGCGAGCCGGTCTGCCCCGTCGAGGCCATCTACTACGAGGACGACCTCCCCGAGGAGTGGTCCGACTACTACAAGGCCAACGTCGAGTTCTTCGACGACATCGGCTCGCCCGGTGGTGCGGCCAAGGTCGGCGTGATAGCCAAGGACCACCCCGTCATCACCGCACTGCCCCCGCAGGCGCACTGA
- the dapC gene encoding succinyldiaminopimelate transaminase: MGVADLADYPWDAVAPYAERARRHPDGIVDLSIGSPVDPTPAVVAAALADATDAHAYPQTAGTPALREAIAEWYHRRRGVPGLSAENVLPTVGSKELVALLPLLLGLGPGDAVVHPRAAYPTYEVGARLVGAEAVASDDPSSWPANARLIWINSPGNPDGRVLSTDELRDAVTRAREIGAVLASDECYAELGWDAPWDAQPVPSVLDPAVVDGDLTDVLSVYSLSKQSNLAGYRAAFLAGDPALVSRLLTGRKHLGLMPPAPVQRAMTVALGDDEHVAAQRERYARRRAVLKPAVEAAGFTIDRSEGGLYLWATEGRDAWESVDRLADLGILVGPGHFYGTHFPNHVRFSLTATDERIAAAAERLRA; the protein is encoded by the coding sequence GTGGGCGTCGCCGACCTCGCCGACTACCCGTGGGACGCGGTCGCCCCGTACGCGGAACGCGCCCGACGCCACCCCGACGGCATCGTCGACCTGTCGATCGGCTCGCCCGTCGACCCGACTCCCGCCGTTGTCGCCGCGGCTCTGGCTGACGCGACAGACGCGCACGCCTACCCGCAGACCGCGGGCACCCCGGCCCTGCGCGAGGCCATCGCCGAGTGGTACCACCGCCGGCGCGGCGTCCCCGGCCTCTCGGCCGAGAACGTCCTGCCCACGGTCGGCTCGAAAGAGCTCGTGGCCCTGCTGCCCCTGCTCCTCGGTCTCGGCCCGGGCGACGCCGTCGTCCACCCGCGCGCCGCTTACCCCACCTACGAGGTCGGAGCGCGTCTCGTGGGTGCCGAGGCCGTGGCATCCGACGATCCCTCCTCGTGGCCCGCGAACGCGCGCCTGATCTGGATCAACTCACCCGGCAACCCCGACGGGCGCGTCCTCTCGACGGACGAGCTTCGGGATGCCGTGACCCGAGCGCGCGAGATCGGAGCCGTCCTGGCCTCCGACGAGTGCTACGCCGAGTTGGGCTGGGACGCCCCGTGGGATGCGCAGCCCGTCCCGAGCGTCCTCGACCCGGCTGTCGTCGACGGCGACCTCACCGACGTGCTCTCGGTCTATTCGCTGAGCAAGCAGTCGAACCTCGCGGGATATCGCGCGGCGTTCCTCGCCGGCGACCCCGCGCTCGTCTCGCGTCTGCTGACCGGGCGCAAGCATCTCGGACTCATGCCTCCCGCGCCCGTGCAGCGCGCGATGACCGTCGCCCTCGGCGACGACGAGCACGTCGCCGCGCAGCGCGAGCGCTACGCCCGCCGTCGCGCGGTCCTCAAGCCCGCCGTCGAGGCCGCCGGCTTCACGATCGACCGCAGCGAGGGCGGCCTGTACCTCTGGGCGACCGAGGGGCGCGACGCGTGGGAGAGCGTCGACCGGCTCGCCGATCTCGGCATCCTGGTGGGACCGGGGCACTTCTACGGCACCCACTTCCCGAACCACGTGCGCTTCTCGCTCACCGCGACCGACGAGCGCATCGCCGCCGCCGCGGAGCGTCTGCGCGCCTGA